A DNA window from Ipomoea triloba cultivar NCNSP0323 chromosome 10, ASM357664v1 contains the following coding sequences:
- the LOC116032163 gene encoding putative RNA methyltransferase At5g10620 translates to MATTSFAVHPKQPIPSQGKRCKYVGQSVRALPIRILTVGKKRSPGVQLIVDDYLEKLRHYCCVDDVRIKSNPKNARDVIAQIEHEGISVMSVIRSDDWVVILDERGLDVCSEQMASLIGDAGNMGASNLVFCIGGPYGHGRQLQERANLSIKLSSLVFNHEIALVVLVEQLYRAWTILKGQNYHH, encoded by the exons ATGGCGACGACGTCGTTCGCTGTACATCCAAAGCAGCCCATTCCTTCTCAAG GAAAGAGATGCAAATATGTCGGCCAGTCTGTG AGAGCATTACCAATCCGGATATTGACGGTGGGAAAGAAGAGGTCACCTGGTGTTCAACTGATAGTAGATGATTATCTTGAAAAGCTAAGGCATTACTGTTGTGTTGATGATGTGCGGATCAAATCCAATCCCAAAAATGCTCG TGATGTGATCGCTCAGATTGAACACGAGGGCATATCTGTGATGAGTGTAATCAGGTCCGACGATTGG GTTGTAATTCTAGATGAGCGAGGACTTGATGTGTGCTCTGAGCAGATGGCTTCTTTAATTGGGGATGCCGGGAACATG GGAGCATCGAATTTGGTATTCTGCATAGGTGGACCTTATGGACATGGACGACAATTACAAGAGCGGGCTAACCTATCAATCAAGTTATCGTCTTTGGTCTTCAATCATGAGATCGCATTAGTTGTACTGGTAGAACAACTTTACAG GGCATGGACGATTCTCAAAGGACAAAATTACCATCATTAG
- the LOC116032162 gene encoding gamma-glutamylcyclotransferase 2-1-like, with the protein MVFWIFGYGSLVWNPGFEYDEKIIGYIKDYRRVFDLACIDHRGTPEHPARTCTLEQSEGAICWGAAFCVRGGPEKEKKAMEYLERRECEYDQKSLIDFFTEKDSVNPALTGVFVFMSTPDKVNNKYYLGPAPLEDMAKQIATAFGPCGNNREYIFKMEKALYDIGHEDDYIIELANEVRKALGIAGSGSPKEKKLLSSTHIPLKSHLSPVKVCPLPEAVPVVAIDS; encoded by the exons atggtGTTCTGGATTTTTGGATATGGGTCATTGGTTTGGAACCCTGGGTTCGAGTACGACGAGAAAATCATTGGTTACATCAAGGATTACAGGCGCGTTTTCGATCTTG CTTGCATTGACCACAGAGGCACGCCTGAGCACCCAGCCAGAACTTGCACCTTGGAACAAAGTGAGGGAGCCATATGT TGGGGTGCTGCCTTTTGCGTTCGAGGAGGGCCAGAGAAGGAAAAGAAGGCAATGGAG TATTTGGAGCGAAGAGAATGCGAATATGATCAGAAGTctttaattgacttttttacG GAAAAAGACTCTGTTAATCCTGCTTTAACTGGAGTCTTTGT GTTTATGTCCACTCCAGACAAAGTGAATAACAAGTACTACCTCGGACCTGCCCCGTTGGAAGATATGGCCAA ACAAATTGCTACTGCCTTTGGTCCTTGCGGGAACAACAGagaatatattttcaaaatggaGAAAGCCTTGTATGATATTG GCCACGAGGATGACTACATTATAGAACTTGCAAATGAAGTGAGAAAAGCCCTGGGGATTGCTGGTTCTGGTAGTCCAAAGGAGAAGAAGCTACTCAGCAGTACACATATTCCACTCAAGTCACACTTGTCGCCTGTTAAAGTCTGTCCCTTACCAGAAGCTGTTCCAGTCGTCGCCATTGATTCTTAA
- the LOC116031680 gene encoding U-box domain-containing protein 52-like, with protein MMGSQSLPKLVAVAIDKDRGSQVALRWAVDSLLTKGQSVILMHVKIRTSSNFSHSASLYFSTPRLSQPADDSGLMNGDESDPETREIFLPFRVFCMRKDVQCYEVSLEHSDPSKAIVEYVNRTAIEVVILGAATKGGLLRFKSRDIPGTVLKGAPDFCTVYIISKTGKISSTRSASRLPPFIHPLRHQMALQINSSKPSVAEVPPPRVHNPKSHSLGSSDASVNIVNNDIKSQIVHRRAASGRPYEISKHDNLDISFVSNGRSSVDSFLPYTDSLDDGPTPPRLSGFSEVEDNNLEGLNPTGRRSIEYLSLDSFVSERNHAFSQEDVEAEMRRLKLELKQTMEMYSTACKEALTAKQKALELERWKMEEQKRLEEARLAEEAALALAEKEKARSKLAIEHAEAAQRIAELEAQKRISAEMKALKEAEEKNKVLSKLAATDYRYRRYTIEEIESATDYFSKSRKIGEGGYGPVYKCYLDHTPVAVKVLRPDAAHGRQQFQQEIEVLSCIRHPNMVLLLGACPEYGCLVYEYMSNGSLEDRLLQRGNTQPLSWQQRFRIAAEIGTGLLFLHQNKPEPLVHRDLKPANILLDRNFVSKISDVGLARLVPPSVADNVTQYRMTSTAGTFCYIDPEYQQTGMLGVKSDVYSLGIIYLQVLTAKSPVGLTHHVEKSIEKGLFSQMLDPAVHDWPVEDAMKLAKLSLKCSELRRRDRPDLGNVVLPELNRLRALAEENSSPLQFYGSASSPNHSQVYLSHENLSYPQSFESSRSRSSTGS; from the exons ATGATGGGAAGCCAATCACTGCCGAAATTGGTAGCTGTGGCAATAGACAAAGACAGAGGGAGCCAAGTTGCTTTGAGATGGGCAGTTGACAGTCTCCTCACCAAAGGCCAATCTGTGATTTTGATGCATGTCAAGATCAGAACTTCTTCAAACTTCTCCCATTCTGCTTCACTTTATTTTTCTACCCCAA GGTTGAGCCAGCCTGCTGATGATAGTGGGCTGATGAATGGAGACGAGTCAGATCCAGAGACACGAGAAATCTTTCTTCCATTTCGTGTTTTTTGCATGCGAAAAGAT GTACAATGCTATGAAGTCTCACTGGAGCATTCTGATCCTTCCAAAGCAATTGTTGAATATGTAAATCGAACAGCGATTGAGGTTGTCATTCTGGGCGCTGCAACGAAAGGAGGCCTTCTTAG ATTTAAATCAAGAGACATTCCTGGAACAGTGTTGAAAGGAGCCCCGGATTTCTGTACTGTGTATATCATCTCCAAAACCGGGAAGATATCCTCCACGCGATCTGCCTCTCGTCTGCCTCCATTCATCCATCCACTCCGTCACCAGATGGCACTGCAGATAAACAGCAGCAAACCGAGTGTAGCTGAGGTGCCACCGCCCCGGGTGCACAATCCAAAAAGTCACTCTTTGGGATCCTCTGATGCATCTGTCAACATTGTAAATAATGATATCAA GTCTCAAATCGTTCACAGGAGAGCCGCGAGTGGAAGGCCATATGAAATATCCAAACACGATAATCTTGACATATCTTTTGTGAGTAATGGAAGGTCGAGTGTTGATAGCTTTCTCCCGTATACAGACAGCTTGGACGATGGACCCACCCCTCCCCGGCTTTCAGGTTTCTCAGAAGTGGAAGACAATAATCTCGAGGGGTTAAACCCCACTGGACGAAGATCAATAGAATACTTGTCACTAGATTCATTTGTCAGTGAAAGAAACCATGCATTTTCCCAG GAAGATGTGGAAGCCGAAATGAGAAGGCTAAAGCTCGAGCTCAAGCAGACAATGGAAATGTATAGCACAGCCTGCAAAGAAGCGCTCACCGCAAAACAGAAG GCATTGGAGCTGGAACGATGGAAAATGGAAGAGCAAAAGAGATTAGAAGAGGCACGATTGGCGGAGGAAGCTGCACTGGCGCTTGCAGAGAAGGAGAAGGCGAGATCTAAGTTGGCGATCGAGCATGCAGAAGCAGCTCAGAGGATAGCAGAGCTAGAAGCTCAGAAGAGAATCAGTGCAGAAATGAAGGCCCTAAAAGAAGCAGAAGAGAAGAACAAGGTGCTGAGCAAACTGGCAGCAACGGATTACAGGTACAGGAGGTACACGATTGAGGAGATCGAATCTGCAACAGACTACTTCTCCAAATCGCGTAAGATTGGAGAAGGTGGGTACGGGCCAGTCTACAAATGCTATCTAGACCACACCCCGGTTGCAGTTAAGGTCCTTCGCCCCGATGCTGCCCATGGAAGGCAGCAGTTTCAGCAAGAGATTGAAGTGCTAAGCTGCATAAGGCATCCTAATATGGTGCTTCTTCTAGGAGCCTGTCCAGAATACGGGTGCTTAGTGTATGAGTACATGTCAAACGGGAGCTTAGAAGATCGGCTTCTCCAACGTGGTAACACTCAGCCACTTTCTTGGCAGCAGAGGTTCCGAATTGCAGCTGAAATCGGGACAGGCCTCCTATTTCTGCACCAGAACAAGCCCGAGCCATTAGTTCACCGCGATCTAAAACCAGCCAACATCCTGCTAGACCGAAACTTCGTGAGCAAGATCAGCGACGTTGGGTTGGCCAGGCTAGTCCCTCCATCGGTAGCTGATAACGTTACACAATACAGAATGACATCAACTGCAGGAACCTTCTGCTACATTGATCCAGAATACCAGCAAACAGGGATGCTGGGGGTGAAATCTGATGTTTATTCCCTTGGGATCATATACTTGCAGGTACTCACAGCAAAATCACCAGTGGGATTGACTCATCATGTGGAGAAGTCAATAGAGAAAGGCCTGTTTTCTCAGATGCTTGATCCTGCTGTCCATGATTGGCCTGTTGAGGATGCTATGAAACTTGCCAAGCTTTCATTGAAATGCTCTGAGCTCAGAAGAAGAGACAGACCAGATCTAGGCAATGTAGTGCTGCCAGAATTGAACAGATTGAGAGCACTAGCAGAAGAAAACTCATCCCCATTGCAGTTCTATGGCTCTGCTTCCTCCCCAAATCATAGCCAAGTATATCTCTCTCAT GAAAATTTGAGTTACCCCCAAAGTTTTGAAAGCTCCAGAAGCAGGTCAAGCACGGGCTCCTAG